The nucleotide window GACCAGAATATGGACAAGTTAATTTTTTCTGACTGTTGCAAATAGATTTGATAGTGACATCCATACTTTATTCCTTAAATGACACATTTTCTATGAACAAAAAGAATCCACATCATCACCCTTTTATCCCTCTGCCTATTGGTACTGCAGTCTTCTCGTAGCGTACTATGCCTCATTTATTTCAAGCCACTGACAATAcaagcttcctttcttccctttaaCATTTGTTCTCAAGCCTGTTACAAGCTGCTCCCTAGACAAAACAACCTCATTGACCAGGTCATGCCAAGTTTTACCATCTTTCATCTGTatcacagttatttttttctatgataCCAAGACACTAATCTCTCCTCCTCCAAACAGACTCTCTTTCCACGGTAAATCTTCCTTTGATCCGCTGTAGTTTGTCTTTTGCCTTCAAACCACAATCTCCTTCAGACAGAAGCCATCATTATCTGGCTGTGCCTTATCCATCTCACTGAACATAGAGGTGGAACCTCAACAAGAAGTTGGACTACTTGATCCAGTTTCAATTAAGTCAAGCCCTGaggcttctgcacagcttttcaaGTATTTCACAGGAAGAGTTCATTTACTCTTACTAGTCCAGCTATATAATTTTGAGTCCTtcctataaaaaaacccaaacaccttcCATGGTAATTATATCCCTTCTAAAAACCACACAACTCAAACAAGTCCTAGCCATTAACAATGGTAAAGAGTTAATGGAAGTCTTTACTCCAACAGTTTATTTTAGAAGTTCCTTCTCCAAAAACCCTTCAGTCTAATTTGGGCTCCAGATTGGTCATCAAATAGACAAAATACTTGATACTGAAATAACAGGGCCAGGCCAAAGTCTAAAAGCAGGCAACAGTGACAAAAACTACTACCTACAGATGATGGGATGTGCCAAGATCAGCAGGAAATAAAAGGGTACCTTCAAGACACAGTAGGGAAAGAAGTGAAGATTCCTGTTCATCAATGCTTTCCACTTAATTGTTTTACCTCCCACAGGAAAGGGGATTAACCTAGAGTCTTCACAGCACGACACATGCATTAAACTTCTGAATTACAGAACATCTGCTACACATTGCTTAGACTGTAGTGTATGATGGCAAAACCTTGGCAGAACAGAAACTCACATGAAGAGCTGCTTATGTTTCCAGACTGTTGAAGCACCAAGATTCAGATGACAGCTATTCAGCTGCTTGCCATTTTCCAGGTGGAATGATAGGAGAAAAGGATAGCCACATCAACACAGAATGTTGCAGAACAGTGGAAAAACTGTGTGATCTGATGGTGATCTGATTATGGTGATCTGATTTGATCAGTTAATTCTAGATCACAATGTCATTTTGTCCCCCTCCCCATTTTGCAAGACAAGAGTACAGCTTATGGGTATGTGGCTATAACCTAACCATGCAGCAAGGGAAGAGTTAAGTGTTCTATGGATTCACGAGGTATCTTTTGCTGTCAATCTTAAATCATCAGAATGGGGCATCAAATACCAAATTATGGCACCAAGCAATAAGACAGCCTATTTCAATCCACCTGCTTCAAAAAGTTACTGTACCTCAAATAAGCCTGTAATGAATAGCATGCAAGACATTACAAAATTGAAAGGAACCTTTAACATTCCAACTCCAGAACTCTTGCAACAGTACTGTTTACTATGCAAAGTCAAAACATGAAGACTATGCAAGACATATATACCTTTATGCCAGTACTTATTTATAGATACTTTGTTGATTGCTTAAAACTAAGGTAGGGAAGCTTCTGAAAAGAGCAACTAGAATTTGTGCCAGCATTCTAGAGCTTTAAAGTAGCGAACATTTGGGAAACACTAACAGTACGGTCTTCGCTGAAACAGATGGTTtccattcaattaaaaaaaaaaaaaaaccagtgaaacaaaaatatcatttaaagcCTCAGATCCTAAATACAACTATTATTACTGCATATTTTCAAATGAGTTGACCTCCTTTGGCAATTCAACTTCCTTTCAGCCTATTTTATGAAAAATTGCTATACAAGTCTTCTTTGTATTTGTATTGCTGTGTTCACACCACCCCCTAGTGACCGTTCAATTATATTTAATAGTATGACTCCTCTCCTTTGATGTTGAACATTATATACGAAAAGGGTTTACTGCAGGTATTACCTTTAAAACAGGTTTAGGTTCTAACTCTAAGTCTTACGCACATAATGTTTGCTCCATATCCCTTAAAACCTTTGTGGTTGTCAGAAATTTACTGTCACCTACTCAAAACCTATCTACAGACTCAAGAGTTCAGTGCACATACTGTATTTAAGTACACAAATCCCACTTTTAATATCGCTCTAGTGATTCTTCAGAATTTAACATTGAAACCTTTGGGAAGAACATCCAGTAAGTACCTATCTTTGAAGGTCTGTCTGCCAAGTAGAAAAGCCGTTTAACTTCCACAGGACTTAAGAATCAAAACTATTATTTTAGAAGCGATTACTGCATGTCACCATCCCCTTAGTCTAACATCACTAGTGCACCTATGTTTAGAAGATACTGGAGTACCTATCCTTTCACCAGGGCACTTCCCTACCAGTCCTAGTTACTAACCTCAATAAAGGCAGAAACACTACAGCATGAGGTACAGAAAATTTACAGTACAGCTAGAAGCGCGATGCTGCTGAATGCAGACAACAGCAACCCCACTAGTTCAAGACTCAGACTGAACGTATTAGAAAAGGCATTATCTGCTTTATCTATACTTAGCAGATCTTGTATGGAAGTTACTAGGACAACAGGATCCCTCCTTCTGACCACTTTACCAACTCTAACTATAGGGTTGTTGGTTTTCCCCCCCAAACACTAAAAATGCCTTACCTGTGTTACAGGTATGCTGCCTTAGTACAAAGGTagtacaatttaaaaatactgtacttGGATAATAATCAAGTCAGAGCCTTCACCAGCACAGCTGCTAGAGCTGCCCAGTCTGTTTCAGTCCTGTTTGAAGTACAAAACTTCTATTTTGCTTGCTACACAATACACCTGCACCAGAATGCCCACACTTCTAGCACAGAGCATGCCTCATCCAGCCACTAATCCAATCTTAAATGACTCCTTTAACACTACCAGATGAAAAAATAGGGGTGTACTGTACAGTTTGCAGACCAGAGACAGACCCCAGAGCCTGTCTTGACAACTCAGGAACAAAAGACAAGTCATACCTAACTCCTTCATTAGCAAAAGACTTAACTGTGGAAGTATGCAGCTCTCAGATCTTCACCTACATGTTTTGTTGTCCCTTCAGCTACGTTCTATAGGTCTATATAATATAGGCAGTCAAACAAGCACATCTTAAAAGGACTTTCCAAACCACAGTTTGAACACCAAACAACAAAAGCATACCTACCTCCATGAACTAACGCTGCCTCTGCTTAGCATTAGGTTATACTACGACCTGTAGAAAGCGCTGATTCACTTCAAATTGATAGTCAAAACAAGAGTTGTTTCattattaaaagattttaataCAGTGCAAACGGTGCACTGATCTTGAATTTCTCAAACTTTACAAAATGGTAGCTTTCAAATCAAAACTAAAGGGTAAACCAACATTTTATTGACATAGTTTATTTGATGTTAAAGCCAGATAAGCAGCTTCTTTCCGGAATAATTCTTTCTATATTTCTTCATAGAGTAATGTAgtctgtaaaggaaaaaatagatcAGTGCCACATgattaaaacaatttttacacTCATACCTTTATAGAGCCTGAAAAACTGGCTCCCAAACAACTCAGGTGAACCACACTGCCTTTCTTAGAAGAACGCAAGGTTCACAACTTCACAGTACTGTCATGGGAATAAATGAGAGCCTAGATTACAGCATTTCTGTAGAAGAGCTCAACAAACTATAATTGCTTTGCCAGCTTTCTGTTTAAGACATTATATTCACTACATCAGCTCCCAGACAGACTGTTTAAGTTGCTTTAAACCGAGTCATTCAGACCATTTGTAATAAAACCACAGTTTTATCTGTAACAGTTACTGCCCACGGTATATCCAACTCACGTTTCTGCaacaaagatataaaaatatagtCTAGGACTTGTCTAAAAGAATATCAGGCTTGCTTATAAGAAATTTACTTGAAATTAGTATctataagaaaaatacagaaatttgtcCTCAAAATAGAAATCATACTACTTCAATCTATTTAAGACAATAAAAAACAAGGCCTATTATCCTCTCCTTGTATCTACAAAAGGCAGATGTAAGCCTTGTTTACAGTAAGACTAAATAATCAACAGTTTCAGCAACAGCAAATCCTAACTGCCTGATTTTTTATTGCAGTCTTTATACTAATCAGGTGCTTCATGTAAGTGGAAGGCATATAAATTATCAACTCAGTAGTAAGCACAACagtgctttataaatatttaagtcTTTCTTAAACTCTTGCACTGTGTTCTATATCAGCACAAGTATCGTGGTCTTTGCATAAATCAATATTAGACCTGTGTCGTCATAATGACTACGGACTACTGAATGTCTACCGTTACAAAGCATTCTAAAGTCATACCTGTTATCCATTTTCCATCTGAAGTATGTtcatttactgaaaaagaaaaagcatttattaaTAAAAGAATAGTTTTATCAAAGTTCTACTACTGTAGAAGATGGGAGCTTTCAGGCTTTTTACTGACATTCACAATATGCTTTTTTCAACTACCACAGTGAAATGTGACAGGAAAACCCCGAAGTTTTGACTACTGTAGAGGCTGAAGACTGAGATTTCACACATTCCCTCAAACTCAAAATGGGACCTAACAATAGCTGTTTAGGGCTTAAGTAATACTCGGAATGCAATTGCATGTTCAATTATACCTTCAGGCTACAATGGCTTAAAGTGCCTATCCTGCCACACTTCTGtttgatactttctttttttaaaaaaaaacatttgtttgGAAGGCTCACATGTCAAAGGCTGTCACAGCTACAGTTGTGACATTAAGATgtagggtgggggttttttgcattttaatatcaCAGGGTATATGGGTCACTGCTCTGAATGCAAACACTAGTTGAGGGACATCCTCATCTACTTGTTGCAAACTTCCATGCAAGCTCAGCAAACTATAGAGCTACAGAATATATTAAATAACACAAACTACTTCAAAATACTTCtctgaaaactgcaaagaaaacagaatgggAATTCTGAAGGAATGAGAAGTAAAAGGAAGCATCAAAGAAAACTTTTAACAGTCAGACATCAGCACAGTTCATGTCTGACTTTAAAGTTCAAGAAAACTATTCAAGTATGATTCACCATTTCAATAGTTTTCATGACTACATGGTACATAACTCTTACAGAAATATGGACTTGCCTGAAGATGTCTCGGAATCAAGTGCCTACACATTTGAGATAAACAGTTTTCACAGATTGTTTAAGTGGACTCCAAAACGTGTTCCAGGACTCCTATTAAAAATTCTTCCACATGGCTGTGATAAAGGATTATGAACCATACATACCACACCATTATgtttaaacatgcatttttcaagACAAAGCTTTAAGACACAAGTGTATTCCACAAGCTTTTTTCTGTGATGAAGCAAAGAACTCTTCTCAATCAACGTAAAGATTAACCTGTAAACAAGTAAGGTCTAACCCATGCATACATATCAACTAAAAGatcattttaaaagacattaaaaaaccTCTAATCAAAAACACAGTTCACCTACTACTGAGATTGCATGTTAGTTTGGGAAGCACTTGATACAGAAGTCACATCTGCTATATAATGATCACAGCACACGATCCTGGTCTTAAATTTCTAAAGTGTTTATATATTTTAGGACAATTTTATGAACTGGACAGCTTTAGTAATTCACGTGACAGTCATTTAACCAATTTGCATTAACACTTAACAACAGCTACCTTCAAGTGCAAAATTCTTGAGTTCATCCATACTACTGGTATCAGTGCAACACTAAATGACTCCCTTGACATTGACAAGAGAGTATATGTTAGTGTTACTACTATACCAAATGCTAATTTGTACTGTTACACTGTAAACAAGCGTAGGACCTCATAATTAAAACAGCATTAAAGCAGAACGGAAAAAGGCTCCGAATCTTATCTAGTAGAGTAGTTCTCTCATCTAGTAGTTTGCAGCAACACTGGTTTATTTCCATCCAGTGATAACAAGAATTTCACTTATGCACCAAGTCAATAATCTAATTTCACAGAGATTTCTAATTTCACTGTAATTCATGTCTGGACTTGGAATACCGCAGGCCAATAGTTAAATACAGTTTAATGCTGACAACTGTGTCATTTCCAACCAGCGTCTCAAATGCACTAAGCTGTGATGTGACTTAGTTTTCATAAAGATACACAACTACTTTCACACAAAGGTCAAATTACACATGCAATTGCACTGTACTACTTTGAATCAGAACCTGGGGTGTTCTGAACCAATGCCTCAAACCAATGGCATTGAGTTTCTTGGATTTCTTCTCACTGGGAATTCCttattttaatgttgtttcaCTAGTCTCAAAAAGTCGTTCGCTATTAGCCAAATTTTATTTCTAAGTCACACAGAATACAGTTCATTATGTAGTTATCTGAACCCTTACAGGACAGAAGCAAGTTTAAAGCAACATGCATTATGCAAGGCAGTACAGTGCTTCAATTAAAACGATGGACACATGTTTCAGTGATGTATAATTCAGTCAACACATCCATGCTTGTTTTCAGTACCTGCTAGATACTTCATTTCTGATGAAGAATTccaagaaagtagaaaaaaagcaaaagtgaagaTTACTAAAGTTGAAGAAGTCAAGGCACTTTAGCAGCTACAGAAATAAGCATCAAAACCCATCACCCTCTCTCCCCTCgttaaaacacttgaaaaaaccCACTTAGCTGTACAGCTTACTCAGTATTTTTCAGAGGACAAAAAGCTGCTAAGGAAGATGACTGTCTTCACACCCAGGCTATTCCtcagttttggtgggtttttttttgtttcatgatAAAGGAACTCTGCCTCCCTCCAAGCTGCTTGTATCAAGTTCAAGCCACAGAACAGGAAGCTCCCACCAGGGGAAAACTCCACAATCTTGGAAATCAGTCACTTAAACCCAGGGTAAAGCAGGCACTCTACCTTATTTGTATTTACACACTGTCCTCACTGCCTACACCACCACACATCCTTAACAAAATCTCCTCTATTAATAACACCATAAATAGCAGTAACTTGGTGGAGTAAGCATTAGATATTTAGGTAGTCTGAGTATCAAGTGTTAAGATGATCTAATTTGTATATTGCAATATCAAGTTACACGATTAGCGCAATACTGAGTTATGCGATTAGAACGATACTGTTAGGTTTATGAAAGTTTAACTGTAGTTCAAGTGAAATGTAGGAAACAATTATTTAAGAAGCATTGTTTCATGTTGTATCAGCTAAGCTTGCAGCAGTGAGGAGCAAAACTAAGCTAGTGAGCTGATAAGCTATATGACACCACACAGATTACCTTCTGTTATCCAACAGACCaagtgaaagaaatggaagaaaaacagtgttATTCTGCTGAAGAACTTCTAATCAACATTTCTAAGGCAACATGCTAGAGTGCTAGCTTACAACTACTCCCATCCTACCTTCTTGCCAGCACCAACATTTGCCTTGGCTGTGCCCCTGACTTTCTTCATTCTGTTCTTACGCTCCTTTCGCTGCTTCCTAGAAGTCTTCTTCTTTTCATACAAGCCATGCTATTAAAAAAGTTAAAGTTGCATTTAACATCGTTTCACTGATAGTAACTCTGAATTTAAGTTCTACTACTTCTAGACTCTTCAAatactgtttaaatttgaaatattagCTAAATAGTAAGACAAGTTCACTAATAAATCATTCAACACAGAAAATAAGCACTGAAGTAGCATAAGGATCAGCCCCATTTCTTATGCTTCTTCAAGACCTTTAATAGCAGTTAGTTATCTATTACTGCTAAACATCAACTGGTAACATCAGTTTTGCTTTCCCAAGTTCCCTGTAACATACAATAAAAAACTTACACtattttgcaaatgcagaagCTAACCTATGCTGTTTTAAGATGTCTTATGTACACCAATAGTACTTTCACAAAACTTTAGCTTTTATACCTATAAGTCATAAATGACTAAAGACTTCAAAtctatttaaattgttttctagTTACTGGAAAACAACTTACCCTGGCAAGCCTGTGTTTGggttcatttttctttgcatagtCCAGGGAATCATAGATCATGCCAAAACCTGTTGTCTTGCCACCACCAAAGTGAGTTCTGAAGCCAAAGACGAAAATTACATCAGGGGTTGTCTTGTACATTTTTGCCAGCTTTTCCCTGATTTCTGTTTTGGGGACTGTGGCCTTCCCAGGATGAAGAACATCAATCACCTAAGAAGAAATTTTTACAAGTTGTATAAAGGTCAATACCCAGTACAACAGCAAGGTGCTACAGTCCCACCATGAGCTTAACACTTAAACTAACACACCTTAGCAGTAAAAAGTATTATCACTTTGATACAAAAGTGTTTGTAAGGGTTCtgcttcatagaatcatttaggttggaaaagacctttaagatcatcgaatccaaccgtaaacctaacactgccaagcccaccactacatcatgtccttaagtgccacatctacacaccttttaaataccttcagggatggtgactcaaccacttccctgggcagcctgttccagagcttgacaaccctttgtgtgaagaaatttttcccaatatccaatctaaacctcccctggcgcaagtTGGACAAAACAGCTCACTACTTCACTATCAAGATTTACCTTCAGCATGCATCAACACATTTAAGCCTGTAAGTTCTTACAATAAGAGCTCTGGAGGGTTTAAGGGCCCCTTATTTATAGTGGCTAAAAAACACTTGCAGCCCAGAACcaacagagaaataattaaagggaattttctgtgttcttttacCATCTGCTTGCGCTGAAGCAGCCTGTTTGTCATGAACTTCCTGGTTCTGATGGTCACTGTGTCATTCTACAAGAGAAGATacagagtaaaacaaaataacagcCATACATGCAATTCGATCTTAATATACATATGAATAACACACAATACAGCAACAATCACTAGTCTCTCAGATTGAGTTCACTGTCAGTACCAAAGTGGCCTGCTCCCGCGCTACAGAAAACACCTCTAAAAACTAGATCAAAAAACTGACAGACTCATTCCCAGCTTCCAAACAACACAGCAACATACATACTTCTATCATTCTGAAAACATGAAACAGCTTTTAATGAAACATATAGACTACAACCCCAAGCACTACAACAATACAAAAAAAGCTTCCTTAACAAACCTGAATGTTACCAGTTCCTTAATGCGGAAGTTTCCTTAAAACACCTACACGTTACTGTTGCCTTAATACCTTCAGAGAAGAACAGCCGCGAGATTAATACCCGAGTACGACCTACAGCGCCCCTTTAACGCCTTAAGAAATGCAACGTTACACTACTGCCACAGCCCAGGACTGCTCTTACCCACCAGCAGCACGGAGACGCAGCAGGCCAAACATATGCCCCGGCCCACAGCTCGCCGCTACCAACCGGCACCGACCCGCCGCGGCCAGGCCGCAGGAGCCCCGGCTCGAAGCGGGATGACAAGGCCCCGCTCAGTTTCCACCATACCCCCATAGCCCACTACGGGCAggccagcccagcagctggagagcCCCGCTGGGGCGGGATGGCGGCAGCACCGGGCGGATTTGCCGCACACCCCCAACAGACACTCACCATCTTGGCGGCAGCCACCCTGCCAGCGAGCGAGAAAAGGAAAGGGGACCTACCCGCAGCCAATCACAAGGCAGCGCAGGGGTCCTTCGTGCCCGGGGCGGAGCCGCGCGTGGGGGTGTCCTTTCCAGAGCCGGACCCAGAAGGAGGCGGCAGGGGTGGCTTATATGCGCCTGATGGGCGCGGCTGGGCTGGGAGCACGGCCTCCTCAGCCCCGTGGGAGGCTGTGCGGCGAGGCGAGCTCCCCCGCTTGTACTGGTGCTGCCGCGGGGTCGGTTTTAccagcccgccccgccccgccgctcgtGACCAGGGTCTGGGCTAGGGCTGCCGCGGGGGAAACTAAACGCAGAGCCACCAAGCGCGCTTGGCGGCGCAGCTCCTGGCAGCTGGGGGAGCGACGGTTGCTGGCGGGTGACAGTACCGTGGCGGGCAAGGGAGCGCCGGTGGGCGCCGAGGGCGCTGAGAGTCAGCCCCAGAGGCGgctgtgaggagcggctgggCGGAGGTGCGGCTGCTGCCGGCGGCAGGGGAGGCCCCCGGAGACCGCGGCGGGAGGACCCTAGCTGCGCCCCAgcagggggcgccgccgccgctctgcgccgccgccgctctgCGCCGCCGCCGCGTGCAGCCGCGCCGGACGCTgaggggccgccgccgggcccgccaCAGCTACCGCCGCCCGccggcacccgccgccgccgccatggtgAAGGAGCAGTTCAGGGAGACGGACGTGGCCAAGAAAATGTGAGTGTGctccgccgccccgccccgcgccgccccgtgCTCAGGGACCCGGCGttgcggcggggcgggcccggtGGCTGTGGCGGCCAGCGGCAGAAATCCCAGGGCGCGATGCAACCGCTGTGAAGGGAGCCGGGGAGAAGCTTAGCGGCGGGTGATGCCACGGCTGCTCCGCTGTTGAAAGCGCTGGCGTAGGCTGCGCTCTCCCGGGTCTGGCTGGCCTTGGCTCAGGCtggcggcggggcccgcgggTGGCTGTGCCGGTGGGCAGCTGTAGGGTTGCCCAAGAACATCGATAAATCCCCCAGATATAAACCACTAACTCGCTGCAGAACAGCTCTCTCTTTTATACTTGCCCCAAAAGAACCTGCTTCAACAATACTGTGAATCAACTTAGCTGCCGTTGCATTGCTTTTGAACACCTATGTGCGTGTGGCTGTAGTTATAAGTATTTCTGCATATATATACAAGTGCACATATACACATGTGAAATTTCCATTCTAGAAGCCACATCTGTTTTGGCATGAAATCGCCAGAGGAGATGCGTCAGCAAGCTCACATTCAAGTGGTTAGCAAAAACTTGTATAGTCAGGACAACCATCATTCTCCGCTGCAGTATGGAGTACTTGACCATCGCATGGTGagaactgttgggttttttttttttcccccaaccctTTTTGTAGAATTACTTGATGTGGTTACAGATAAGTGACTGAAGTTTACTGCTCAtccaaaatacatgcaaatgTGTCTCTTCCTGAATTCCATAGACTGTCAGTTGCAGTGACAGTTACTTTCTTCATGCTTTTGGGTGGTTTGGGAGAGCATTCTTTTGAGACAGGAGATAAGTGTATCCTGCCCAGTTGTTGGGAGACCCAGAGACATCTGTCTACAAAATAACATTGTAGATTAGCAGGCTGTAGATCAGTTGCAAAAGGCTGTATGAGTTAATGTCACTGGTATCAGTAGGGCCTGCATGTGAAGGACATTTTTCTTAAGGATTGGAATGAATGTCATGCTACTGACGTGCTTCTGATGCTGGGAAAAAGGAGTAAGTGCTCTGGGTGTGCTGTTAGGATCGCTGACTAGCTTAAGAAGTCTTCGATTTTCTATGCATTCACTTGATTATAGCTAAAATGCTTTTCTATGTGTGTGTTccccttctcccaaagggaaccAGTGAAAAAGACCGACCCTGTGAAACCTGTGGAAAAAATCTAGCTGATTGCTTAGGACATTATGGGTACATTGACTTAGAACTGCCCTGTTTTCATGTTGGGTACTTCAAAGCTGTGATAGGCATCTTACAGGTAAATTATTACAGTTATGATTTGTCATCAGTTTCTAgtctagaaaaatgaaattatcgGTAAAGATGATGCTTGAAAGAGTAATTGAGAAGACCAAAATAAGGTTGTATTATAAATTTTATCATTATGCATcttgtgttttctaaaaaaaatgtatttaaataccAGTCCTAGTGATGTAAAtacatatgttttattttaggtAATCTCAGACTGACTAATTTAATCCATTATTTTTCTGTAGTAGTTTGAATTAAATGTATGCAATGTAATTTGCCTTTTAGGACATCCCAGTAAATCAAAACTGTTTGCTTTATATGGATCTTTAAGATCCTGCAGAGCTTAGAAAAGTATTTGCTTcattgactgtattttttttggtGTACTTCTTTTTTGTGTATTACAGCATATTGGTCTTTCAACCAAGACCACCGTATTTCATTCAAAAAGACTGCATTCTGTTGAAGAACTTAAGTTATAGTAGAAGAGGTTACATATCTGAATGTGTCTGTTAAACAGCTGTGTTTATATGTGTTTACACTTAAGATGATCTGCAAAACCTGTTGCTGTATCATGctgtcagtggaagaaaaaaagcaatttttagaTTACCTGAAGCGACCTGGCCTTACATATCTTCAGAAGAGAGGACTAAAAAAGAAAGTGTCTGAAAAGTGCCGAAAGAAAAACACTTGTCCTTACTGTGGTGCCTTTAATGGTGAGTGTTGACATTAGCAGTTAGTGATAGTTATCTACTGTGATGGTTTTTACCTTGACGGCTGTGATAGGCATCAAAATCTTGAATATCCTTGTTAGTTCCACAGCTAATGGATATTTTACCTGGCCCTTATTAAGAATTTGTTAATTGCATTCTTAATGCCAAGCACA belongs to Harpia harpyja isolate bHarHar1 chromosome 10, bHarHar1 primary haplotype, whole genome shotgun sequence and includes:
- the RPS24 gene encoding 40S ribosomal protein S24 isoform X1 gives rise to the protein MGVWWKLSGALSSRFEPGLLRPGRGGSVPVGSGELWAGAYVWPAASPCCWWNDTVTIRTRKFMTNRLLQRKQMVIDVLHPGKATVPKTEIREKLAKMYKTTPDVIFVFGFRTHFGGGKTTGFGMIYDSLDYAKKNEPKHRLARHGLYEKKKTSRKQRKERKNRMKKVRGTAKANVGAGKKK
- the RPS24 gene encoding 40S ribosomal protein S24 isoform X2, which codes for MGVWWKLSGALSSRFEPGLLRPGRGGSVPVGSGELWAGAYVWPAASPCCWWNDTVTIRTRKFMTNRLLQRKQMVIDVLHPGKATVPKTEIREKLAKMYKTTPDVIFVFGFRTHFGGGKTTGFGMIYDSLDYAKKNEPKHRLARHGLYEKKKTSRKQRKERKNRMKKVRGTAKANVGAGKK
- the RPS24 gene encoding 40S ribosomal protein S24 isoform X3, whose amino-acid sequence is MNDTVTIRTRKFMTNRLLQRKQMVIDVLHPGKATVPKTEIREKLAKMYKTTPDVIFVFGFRTHFGGGKTTGFGMIYDSLDYAKKNEPKHRLARHGLYEKKKTSRKQRKERKNRMKKVRGTAKANVGAGKKK